The genomic stretch aatgaaaaacatatatttatgtaaatttataggTGAGCCGGAAGTAACAATGAATTTGAACGAAGGCTCAGCTCAATTATCATTTCATCCATGGGAAGAACCAGAAGAGGATTTATTTGACTATGAAATTGATACTTCGTATCAAGATATGAATACAGAATCTGaggtaaattaataaatatcatacaaatatttttttcaattagtTACATGCTTTGAATTACTTTcttgcatatatatttatattatatgtataatatattagtgCTATATTAACTTCAACTATGTTCATTTATAGGAGCAAGTGGTACCATCCAGTCAACTAAgtaatagttataaatatCCCGATGAACTTACCATTTCTGATGATGAGGTAGATGAAGGCATATTTGAAGATGAACCAGTATCTAATTTAGTATTGCCAGATGACAATAACAGATACAACTCACAACCTCCGTGAATATCTACTTGACTGTAGTTGACATGTTTGTAGAGTAGCACTTTGTGCTAATTTGCTACCAATATCTAATGTTATTCAGTTTTCCATCCATCAGCAAAAATCACAGAATGTGTAAAAAGTGTTGTGGTAGTAACATTAGAACATTGAttgctgttttatattaaagtaaaacaTTCCAAGTGGCTTTTTAATTCGTAGACATTGTGATGTAAGTTTctactttatttacatataatgaTGATTTATGATTTACAACATTTGTTTcatattgatataaattttagttaacattttattatacaaatggaattatatgatagagagaaagatatataatacaattcttCAGTTAAGTAAAGTATTATTTAAGTGTACTTTGAGGACGATTATTTACTTGATTATCGtcattgtttaaaaaaaaagttaaagatgGAATCACTTTTAGTATagattacataaataaatccATTTTAATAAAGTGATGTGACATCACTAGACCCGTCAATAttcagtaataaaatatttggttAAATTA from Bombus pascuorum chromosome 2, iyBomPasc1.1, whole genome shotgun sequence encodes the following:
- the LOC132904711 gene encoding conserved oligomeric Golgi complex subunit 8-like: MDKLQNQNSHQLIQCRYNNNNNNNSNNNNNNRLTEYFNLDNRIDDPLREPEVTMNLNEGSAQLSFHPWEEPEEDLFDYEIDTSYQDMNTESEEQVVPSSQLSNSYKYPDELTISDDEVDEGIFEDEPVSNLVLPDDNNRYNSQPP